The Ananas comosus cultivar F153 linkage group 6, ASM154086v1, whole genome shotgun sequence genome segment ATATCGAGGGAGCTTTTAGAAAACGACAGTGGCTACGACGACAGCGATGTAAATGTCGACGATCTCAATAGGTGGATGGCTGAGTTGAGGGAGATAGTAATCGGCGTTAAGCCCCAGAATTTGGGTGCAAAGTATATGGACGACGAAACTCCATGGTGGTCGGTAACATGGTCAAGTTGATTCAAAACGGTTTGATATATAGTAAAGTTACAAGAAGGCCACTAATggtctttttattttaagaaaaaacttcaaatatcatttctgtattttcacacttttttattttaataccataTGTTTAAAGTGTGTTAATTTAGCATCTGGCAGcggtgatttcatttttctctttttattatctcttgcactaatttttcattaaatcaacgacaaagttaaaactgaaagatattaaagtgaatgtTCAATAAATCTAGttgagtatctgaagtttttgtatatataatttaacgaaatgttaacagaGAAGgttatgaaaagagaaaaataaaaccgcaGAGTATTAAACTGATATATTTTACACAACaggatattaaaatgagaaagtgcgaaacaacatgatggtatttaaagtttacccttatttttattttttgtcgtATGCACAATTGGATAATTTATAATGGAATTATACATTGAAGTATGAACAGCATCATCAACAAAATAATCCTAATTCTTAACCCGAATCAAAACATAATCCCATCTAATTTAGAGTGGTAGGTTGTTCATTTGTCTTGTTCTCCTTTAGGGGGTAGTTGAACCTACAAAATGTGGTGCGTCTTGAGCACATTTTAGTTTTACTATTTCATGCTTTAATTGTGAGCCATTTATATGTGATTCCAACTCACTTGTTCTTGTGACGCATTAATTGCAAGTGTGGCCGCCTAACTTCAAATTCTATACatttaaaatcacaaaattgggaaattaatttataagaaaaattacttttcattaTAGCAATTGTAGCAAATAAATACTGATTAATTACTCTTTGTAACCGAGTATGGAATCAATAACTCAACTTCACCTTAGGATCAATGTGTTATCCGGATGCATCCGTTTTAATACTTTTGAAAAACAGTGTGCTCGTTCTTTTAGAAGATGCCTCTTACGGCAGACAATCTGCTCAAGAGAGGATGGACGAGAAAAACAGATTATGTGCTGTGAGGGATGGAATAGAAAACTGTGAATCATTTATCCAGGTAATGtgtttttaataaatttctTTTCATGAAGGCCTAGGAGGGGATCCAATTTATAAATTTAGGAGATGATGTGATTACCGTATGGAATAAGTGGTTATCAAGGAATAAATCACAGCAAGCTTGTACTAGACCGAGCGGGCTGATAGCCTACTGGTGGGTCATTTGGAATGTaaaaaatggtgcaattttTGAAAAGACTATAAGATCAGGTAGTTGATGACTTCGTGGGAAGAATTTTTCTTGGCTAATTAGCTACTTCGCAGACTATAACTCCAAACAGTAACTGACCCTGcgagaatgatttttttttcttttttttttttcgaccgAGATTTATTAGATCTTTCCTGTAGTCTAATTCATCCTTCTAATGAATGATTTTTGAGAAACAAAccgtcattaaaaaaaaaaaatcgtagtACTTGTATATAAAAggatttaattttttgtaaaaaaagctaatatatcaaaatagttgtaattgaaaaaaaaaaaaaaaaacccctcttATGAATCACAATATGATTGCTTTTGACACATTTCCTAGAAGTGGTCCAAAGAAAATGGGAGAATTGTTGCAACGCCACATATAAACCCATACAATTGTTTATCTTTGCTAACGCCAAAGTCGCATGTGGGTCATTTTCTGAAAAGCGCTTTTGAATTTTGATCGCAGCTCTTCGCTATAAACGCAGCGGACATAAGCGCTTACCCGCTGCAAAAATTAGGTTTCTGTTAACATCGTTGCCTCGTTGGACCACGAAGAGGGGGGAGCTTCGTGGCAAACAAATGGacattgtaataataataataacgttattatatttttattttattttattttattatatatattatattttgaataaatagGTCAGAGCACGGATTTTGACTAATGATCCACCAGGGCAAAAGGGATTATGGATGGTAATCGTAGATAACACCATCCGAGATTCCCATACAATCGTAATCATAACACGACGTGGAATTACACATCGTACGATCCCATTGTGGATTAATGTGAGCTCGATCGTCGTTTTTTGACGGGTCAacgtatttatttaattaatcccATAATTTGTCACAATTAATCCCATGCGACACCAAGACAAAAGTTACACGAGAGgacaaatttttcttttttctttttttttttgtgtgtgtgttaggTGGACTAATATGAGTCCAAGAATGTTTAGGCTTAATTATACTCTACTGCATTgcattttagtattatttttatttactatttattacattattattgtttattgataaatttatttttatttttctatctcgtatcaatttttttctaatatatattactGGACTCTTTTTTCCCTCAATCTCTATATTActgttaataaaattattattttaaataaaatctaaagACTTTATTAAGAAACTCtcataaaatatagaaaaaaaaataaaataattctttatGACAGATAAATCTTTATAACAGACTTATTAAAAGTTtctattgaattatttttttatttttttatgttaaaataaGTTGAATACATGTATTGCCACTTTTGACAAGCATTTTTTAACACATTTGTTGCGTATAGtgtaagaattaaaaaataacaataataataagaggccattaaattacttttcttttaagTGAGAAACAAGAATCTGTAAAGTGTAATATAGGAGTTTGCGCTTTTTGTTTTCTGGGTTTTTGATCGAGATCGACCCATGTTTCTTTGTTTTGTTCGCCTTACTAGGCTATTCCTGTATCCCTTGGTTCTGACTGTGTTAAAATAGGGTATATCTctgtttaattcaaaaaaaagaatctgTAAAGTATAATACAGTATAGTATAATTAAGTCAATAGAATATGGTATCGTTCTTTCTCAAGCCAttaaattacttttcttttaagaaaattatGAGAGGCCTAAGTTATAAGAGGCATAAGTTAACCTTGATAGCTAGATTTGAGAGACCACAGTAAATAAATGGTGTCCAACCTCATCTTAATATATTGTTAGTTGTTCTTTTGTAGAAGTGGTAAACTTTTTACTACTACGTGGGCAAAAATATCCTACACATTGAACGATCCGACAGCTCACTGGCAAAATAAATGAATCCGAAAGGTTCAATCATGAACAAAactttttagaattttctacGTACGAAGTTACGCATTAGCTCAGTGCAGAATTTTTTATATCTCACTTTTTCATTTCTTGTCAGAGCAGGGACAATTTTGACACACCTTCCTCAGCATCCCTTAAATCCGTGCGACGGCCCAAAGGATTATATAAAGAATAATAAGATCCTAAGCTACCGTTTGTTTCggagttaagaaaaaattagttattccagaaatatgattaaatttagGGTTAAGTacggttagagtatttttgtgtttggttggaagttggagttagtccatgatagtgaaaaatagtatttggttggagtaggtgagataagaaggatagtgggttattatgaatagaaaatagtgtttgattgggATTTGGTGTGGTTAGCTAACCCGGAATAATCCATTTTAACTCCACctatttttaaaagtgtttggaaataaaatgggggttaaggggttattccactcCTTAAcagaataaccccttaacccccaaccaaacaatagCTACGAGCCCATTGTTCCGATAAAGCCCAAGCAGTGTAAAAGCCCAGAGACCAAATAGGCCTTGGCCCCGTACAGTAATTAATTGTTGAGCTTATATGGGCCCAGGGGCCCATAAATCGGTGACACTACACAACTCGTATAGTGGGCCCATGAGACCCAACCCATGTGGATGTTTGCGAAAACTGGGCCTGCGTCGATGTGGGTATAAATACGAGAGAGGAGGTCGAAGAGACGATGTGagctccccctctctctctctcttcgagaGCCCTCTTTTGAAGGAGCGAATCGAACCCtggtagaggaggaggagacgatTAAAGCTTAAATCTACTAGGTACTACTCATCTCCTCTCCTATACTCCTATTCTCATTGTTTGAAACCCTAATCTCTAATAAGAAGTTTTGTGGaaactagggttttttttttccctcgattttatgcatatttttattatctcattttaattttctttggtCTCTGCAAATTTGGAATTAATTTAACAGTTTTTCTGTTATTTTGATCTATTTTTCTCAGGTGATCTCGCTAATCTTTGGCGCAGTCACTTTCTCAACACTGAATTATGGTTAGTAttacttctttttgttttttttttctaattatttcgCGCTTAATCCcttaaattaagctaattaatggCTTCAGTTGTATGTTCTTGTGACCAATTACTTTTTTTGAGGATAAAAGATCAAATTTCTTGTAGTAACCTCATATTTTGTTATTTGCTCTTCCATGCGATTTGGTACTGAAAATACAAGCGTCGAGCTTATAGCGAGAGATTGTGCTACAGTAGTCGAGGAATTGTTTTTGTTAGCTCGGTAATGCAGTTTGGGTATATAGGATAACTGCTTATTTGCTAAATGAGTCAGAGATGGCCGATTAGAGGCTCCGAATACTGATGGAGTTAGTGCTTAATTATTAGACCTTCTCGTATCATAAATTGCGCGGAATTTGTTTCTTATAGTTTCTTCTATATGATGTTAACATTTCAAATTTTCCCTGTGGGTATATGTTCTTGGTATGGCTTATCtattataaattttctatatGCAGGCTAGTCTTGCTGATTCCTTCTTAGCCGATCTCGATGAACTGTCAGACAATGAAGAGCACCCTCTTGTGAGTGTCTGTCTCATTTATCATATTGCAATGCATCCTGCAACATGACATTCTTGACATTCTTAATGCTTTACACTCGAATCTTACATAGAACTTATCTGCCAGGATGACGAGAATGCGGAAGCAGGAGATATGgaagatgatggtgatgatgagaTGCCAGATCTTGAATCTCTTAACTATGAGGATCTTGATAGTGTTTCGAAATTGCAGAAGACGCAACGTTACAATGATATCATGCAAGTAGGTGCATACAATCACCAACAAATTTGATTTGCTTTTCCATTTTGCCCAATGTTCTGCAATAATTTCTGACTTATTTTGGTTAGTTCTTTACTATTTGCTTCTTTGGAGTTTGGACAAAATTGTTCAGTGCTTAGTTAATTTCCTGTTGTTGTTCGTTCAAAGGTCATTTGGTTTGTCAATTGCTGTTGCTCATCTAGTAAGACAGTCGGGGTTCCTATTATTGATAGGAAATGTTATCGGTTTTATCTTTCTGCTGACTTTTGAACTTAGCGAAGTAGGTGGAATTGTACTTTGTGAAAGTTTACGGCTGtaattcttcttttccttgACAGAAAGTGGATGATGCGCTTCAGAAAGGGTCAGACTTTTCTACCAATGTGACCATCTTAGAGGATGATCCCGAGTACCAACTAATCGTCGATTGCAATGCCTTATCGGTAGATATCGAAAACGAAATCATTATAATTCACAATTTTATACGTGACAAATACCGCTTGAAGTTCCCCGAGCTGGAATCACTGGTTCACCATCCAATCGATTATGCTCGAGTTGTTAAGAAAATCGGAAATGAGATGGATTTAACCCTCGTCGATTTGGAAGGGCTTCTCCCTTCAGCAATCATAATGGTAGTTTCTGTCACAGCATCAACTACAAGTGGCAAGCCCCTGTCTGAAGAGAACTTACAGAAAACAATTGAAGCTTGTGATCGAGCCCTAGCTCTTGATTTAGCTAAAAAGAAAGTTCTGGATTTTGTGGAGAGTCGGATGGGATACATCGCGCCAAATCTCTCTGCTATCGTCGGTAGTGCAGTTGCATCTAAGTTAATGGGGATAGCTGGTGGCTTGTTAGCATTAGCGAAAATGCCAGCTTGTAATGTTCAGCTTTTGGGggcaaagaagaaaaatctagCCGGCTTTTCTACTGCAACCTCTCAGTTTCGTGTGGGTTATCTTGAACAAACTGAAATCTTTCAGAGCACTCCTCCGTCCTTAAGGACTCGCGCTTGTCGACTGTTAGCTGCAAAATCAACCCTGGCTGCAAGAGTTGACTCGACGAGAGGGGATCCCACAGGAAAGACCGGAAGGAACTTGCGAGAAGAAATCCGGAAAAAGATTGAGAAGTGGCAAGAGCCCCCCCCAGCAAAGCAGCCAAAGCCTTTACCTGTTCCAGATTCGGAACctaagaagaagagaggaggcCGCCGACTCCGAAAAACGAAAGAAAGGTAAGCATTTTTCTTGTGCCACTTTTATCTTTTGGGAAGTCAGTTTCTGCGGTCAATTATTTGATTTCATAGCTTGTCTTTTTAACTCCTTTTTGCGCTGGCAAACTTGAAAATTGACAGATATGCTATCACCGATATGCGGAAGCTCGCCAATCGAATGCAATTTGGAGTGCCGGAAGAGAGTTCTTTAGGTTAGTCATTGTTTTGTTTTGTATATTTACTTGCTTATATCACAGTTCTATTCTCCCTCTGGTGATCTTTGGATGGCATTTATATGCCTTTTGCTTTCAATTTACTGGTCCACAATGTTTTGCGCTTACATCACAGTTCCAGCGCTTACATCACAGTTCGAACTGGATATCCTATATAACATCTTCTTGGCTTATTACCAGGTGATGGCTTAGGCGAGGGATATGGTATGCTCGGTCAGGCAGGAAGTGGGAAGCTGCGCGTATCGGTTGCACAGAACAAACTTGCTGCCAAAGTGGCTAAAAAGTAAGCCACTGTACTCTAATAACTTACGTTTCGTCTGCTTCAAGGTCTACTAGATATCTAATTTGTCACCTTGGTCTCTTTGTTGCATCATCAGGTTCAAGGAGAAGCTTTATGGTAGCAGCGGCGCAACATCTGGGTTGACATCAAGTCTTGCATTTACGCCTGTACAAGTAAGTTTGTGGTTCGATGTCTCATCCACTACTTTTGAAAGGAAAAGCATCTTAAGACTTGAATCGGTTCCATTACTATATTTGTTTACAACTATGCTTGGCTCAATTGGTCAGAGATGGTTAGGACGAAACTCCGTGGTAGTCTCCTCTTATATTAGAGcccaaaagggaaaaaaaatcccAGTCAGAATGTGAGTTCCGAAATTTCATTTGAACCAAAGAGAATTCTCAGGCGAAAAGTTAATATATCTGACTCTCCATTCAGGAGGTCCAATAACATGGTTTATTCATACATGCAAAAGAAGAGCAATTAGTTGTTATATATACTCTTCTATTAAATACCCATCAGTAGGATCTTTATTGCTAATCagattttgatgattttgatgTCCTTGGTACAGTGAGTGTTAATTTCCTTGTACTGCTAAATTTTCAAACTTCTTTTAAACTTTTCCTAACATAGGACTGCACCAGAGTTACGGACTTACGGGATTTCTGTTAGTCCTTATTAAATAAACTTGATGATACGTACAAGCTGGTAACACGAAAAGTTTGGaactctaatttttatttaagaagGCCATCTTACTCAATTGTTATGTTTTGTGTATTTCAGGGTATAGAACTGACGAATCCGCAAGCGCATGGTAACCTGCTAGGAAGTGGAATTCAGAGCACATATTTCTCTGAAACAGGGACATTTTCAAAGATCAAGAGGACTTGAAGAAAACTGAACAAGTCGCCATCACAGCTTAGACGATTTAGACACCCGGTACTGGCTCTTCTTGaacaccaacttttcttattagCATCTTACTGTATCAGTTGTTGAGATATATAGATAAAAAGTTCTCCGACTCATGCATTCTATATGGTCACGTTAAGTGAACAACAGAATTTTCGTGGCATTCCATGTGCCAATCATGTGCAAAAGATGACATGTCTCTGTAGAGTAGGTTTATGGTTGTTTAAGTTTCGCAACTGTTAGATCATCTGACTTGTATTGTATTAGTATATGCTGTGATTTCTTATGTCAAAAAAACCTCAAAATcatgttgtttttctttttcttttctttttttgttttttgtcaaCGTATTTACCGCTAGTTGCTTGGTAAGAAGTATTTGATATGGACTACTTGATTTCCAAGGTGGTATCAATAAGTTGGTTACATCAGGATTATGGGGTGAAATGGATCCATCGTGGGTGGTTGAAATAGATTAGCAGCGTGCGAATCACGAGCTATTAAATAGAAGAACGTTTATCTTaacaaaagcttaagctttcgGAGAAATACTATttgtttcacattatttaacGCTAAGCCCGTCCCAATTTCGAACTTTTTCAAAGCACATGGGGAGCAATTAGATAGACACTCTTAAGttagagatttgaaattttgatcaaCGGGTGAAAGCATCAAGCTCCATCTAGTTACACCTTTCCGAGGTGCACTTTTCTGGTTGATCTTGTAGACGACCTTTTCTTAgctgctgcttttttttttttagaaaaaaaaaactttttttttaaccctttatTTTTGTATGGCTAACTAGATGAAATTTTACTCTCAATTTTGATGGCCACAAAAAAGATTAACATTCCATTATAACTTATAAGGTCAGGAGATATTTGGCATTGGTGATTTTGATTGCTGCATCGGTTTTGTGGTCCACAATAAATTGATTCTGACACGTTCCAATCTTACCCCAATGAGTTTTAGAGGCTGGAATGAGAATAATATCCTATTATAGATTTTCGTTTTGTCCACAGTTCGATTTTAATGgatattcattttttaaaaaaaataaaccgtTAAAGAGCAAACattaaatagaataatattAGTAATGCTCAGAATCTTCTACTTTGATATCACGTAAGATTAATATGATACAATCGATTATCTTCGAAAATTTAAGCTTTCGTAAGCCCCATCCTAATTTTGAACTTTGTCAAAGCACATGGATAGCAATTGGATAGAAACTTATACATTAGAGATTGGAAATTTTGATTAAGCGGGTGGAAGCATCAATCTCTCTTTAGTTACACCTTTCCTAATGCACTCTTCTTCTGCTTTGGTCTTGTAGCTAACCTTtcttttgttgctttttttttctgttctttttttagaaaaaaaaccttttttttgtcCCTTTACTTTACTTTTGTATGGCCAATTAGATCaatttttgctcctttttttgAGGACCACAAAAGCTTAACCTTCCATTATTAGGTCGGAGATTTTCGTAATTGGTAATTTGATTGCTGCATCAGTATCGTGGTC includes the following:
- the LOC109711959 gene encoding U4/U6 small nuclear ribonucleoprotein Prp31 homolog, with translation MASLADSFLADLDELSDNEEHPLDDENAEAGDMEDDGDDEMPDLESLNYEDLDSVSKLQKTQRYNDIMQKVDDALQKGSDFSTNVTILEDDPEYQLIVDCNALSVDIENEIIIIHNFIRDKYRLKFPELESLVHHPIDYARVVKKIGNEMDLTLVDLEGLLPSAIIMVVSVTASTTSGKPLSEENLQKTIEACDRALALDLAKKKVLDFVESRMGYIAPNLSAIVGSAVASKLMGIAGGLLALAKMPACNVQLLGAKKKNLAGFSTATSQFRVGYLEQTEIFQSTPPSLRTRACRLLAAKSTLAARVDSTRGDPTGKTGRNLREEIRKKIEKWQEPPPAKQPKPLPVPDSEPKKKRGGRRLRKTKERYAITDMRKLANRMQFGVPEESSLGDGLGEGYGMLGQAGSGKLRVSVAQNKLAAKVAKKFKEKLYGSSGATSGLTSSLAFTPVQGIELTNPQAHGNLLGSGIQSTYFSETGTFSKIKRT